In Cloacibacterium caeni, a single window of DNA contains:
- the clpB gene encoding ATP-dependent chaperone ClpB, whose amino-acid sequence MNLNQYTTKSQEAIQKAQQIALDFGHQSIEPQHLLEGILQVDENISAFLMKKSEADLNLIREKNREALEKLPKVEGGNIYLSQSANKILLDAPNVAKKMGDEYVTIEHLWLSLLEVNSEVSKILKDFGVTKNSLEAAIKELRKGSKATSASSEETYQSLNKYAKNFNELAAEGKLDPVIGRDEEIRRVLQILSRRTKNNPILIGEPGVGKTAIAEGIAHRIISGDVPENLMDKTIYSLDMGALIAGAKYKGEFEERLKSVVNEVIKSDGQIILFIDEIHTLVGAGGGEGAMDAANILKPALARGELRAIGATTLNEYQKYFEKDKALERRFQKVMVEEPDTESAISILRGIKDKYEAHHKVRIKDEAIIAAVEMSQRYISDRFLPDKAIDLIDEASAKLRMEINSKPEELDILDRKLMQLEIELAAISREKNEVKINHLKEDIAKIQEQRNEIHAKWLGEKQKSEDLTAIKKEIESLKLEAERASRVGDYAKVAEIQYGKLREKEEDLKKLELEMQKHQNELIKEEVTAENISEVIAKWTGIPVTKLLQSEREKLLNLETELHHRVVGQEEAISAVADAIRRNRAGLNDEKKPIGSFLFLGTTGVGKTELAKALAEFLFDDENNMTRIDMSEYQERHSVSRLVGAPPGYVGYDEGGQLTEAVRRRPYSVVLLDEIEKAHPDVFNTLLQVLDDGRLTDNKGRVVNFKNSIIIMTSNLGSHIIQERFDAAQRDKDDNIDSETLEATKEEVFGLLKQSLRPEFLNRIDEVVLFQPLSKSEIGKIVNFQLRGFNQMLEKRNIILTATEDALKYLTNKGYDPTFGARPLKRVLQQEVLNRLSKEILAGKINDGDRITLDYFEESGLVFRPVEI is encoded by the coding sequence ATGAACTTAAACCAATATACCACAAAATCACAAGAAGCCATTCAAAAAGCACAACAAATTGCGCTGGATTTTGGCCATCAAAGCATTGAACCTCAACATTTATTAGAAGGAATTCTTCAAGTAGATGAAAATATTTCTGCATTCTTGATGAAAAAATCAGAAGCAGACCTCAACCTTATTAGAGAAAAAAACCGTGAGGCATTAGAAAAACTTCCAAAAGTAGAAGGTGGAAACATTTATCTTTCTCAATCAGCAAATAAAATTCTTTTAGACGCACCGAATGTTGCCAAAAAAATGGGCGATGAATATGTAACCATTGAGCATCTTTGGCTTTCACTTTTAGAGGTAAATTCTGAAGTTTCTAAAATTTTAAAAGATTTTGGAGTGACTAAAAATTCATTAGAAGCAGCCATCAAAGAATTGAGAAAAGGAAGCAAAGCAACTTCGGCAAGTTCAGAAGAAACTTATCAAAGTTTAAATAAATACGCTAAAAACTTCAATGAACTCGCTGCAGAAGGAAAACTAGACCCTGTAATTGGTAGAGACGAAGAAATAAGAAGAGTTTTACAAATTTTATCAAGAAGAACCAAAAACAACCCGATTCTCATTGGCGAACCAGGTGTAGGTAAAACCGCTATTGCAGAAGGAATTGCTCATAGAATTATTTCAGGTGATGTTCCAGAAAATTTAATGGACAAAACCATTTATTCCCTAGATATGGGTGCATTAATTGCTGGTGCAAAATACAAAGGTGAATTCGAGGAGCGTTTGAAATCTGTAGTAAATGAAGTCATTAAAAGCGATGGACAAATCATTCTCTTCATCGATGAAATTCACACTTTAGTAGGAGCTGGTGGTGGAGAAGGAGCGATGGACGCTGCGAATATTTTAAAACCAGCTTTAGCAAGAGGAGAGCTTAGAGCGATTGGTGCAACCACTTTAAATGAATATCAAAAATATTTTGAAAAAGATAAAGCTTTAGAAAGACGTTTCCAAAAAGTAATGGTAGAAGAACCAGACACAGAATCTGCGATTTCTATCTTGAGAGGAATTAAAGACAAGTACGAAGCACACCACAAAGTAAGAATAAAAGACGAAGCCATTATTGCTGCCGTAGAAATGTCTCAAAGATATATTTCAGACAGATTTTTACCAGATAAAGCCATCGACTTGATTGATGAAGCTTCAGCTAAACTAAGAATGGAAATCAATTCTAAACCTGAAGAATTAGATATTCTCGACAGAAAATTAATGCAGTTAGAAATAGAACTCGCTGCAATTTCTAGAGAAAAAAATGAAGTAAAAATCAATCATCTGAAAGAAGATATTGCGAAAATTCAGGAACAAAGAAACGAAATCCACGCAAAATGGCTTGGCGAAAAACAAAAATCTGAAGATTTAACCGCCATTAAAAAAGAAATAGAATCTCTGAAATTAGAAGCAGAAAGAGCGTCTAGAGTTGGTGATTACGCAAAAGTTGCCGAAATACAATACGGTAAACTCAGAGAAAAAGAGGAAGATTTGAAAAAATTAGAACTCGAAATGCAAAAACATCAGAATGAGCTCATCAAAGAAGAAGTTACCGCTGAAAACATTTCAGAAGTGATTGCAAAATGGACTGGAATCCCAGTTACCAAGTTGCTTCAATCTGAAAGAGAAAAATTGTTAAATCTAGAAACCGAACTCCACCACAGAGTGGTAGGTCAAGAAGAAGCTATCTCTGCAGTTGCAGATGCTATTAGAAGAAATAGAGCCGGATTAAATGACGAGAAAAAACCAATCGGAAGTTTCCTATTCCTTGGAACAACTGGTGTTGGTAAAACCGAACTAGCAAAAGCTTTGGCAGAATTTTTATTTGACGATGAGAACAACATGACCAGAATTGACATGAGTGAATATCAAGAAAGACACTCTGTTTCTAGATTAGTTGGTGCGCCTCCAGGTTACGTAGGTTATGATGAAGGCGGACAATTAACCGAAGCGGTGAGAAGAAGACCTTATTCTGTAGTGCTTTTGGACGAGATAGAAAAAGCGCATCCAGATGTTTTCAACACGCTTTTACAAGTTTTAGACGATGGAAGATTAACCGATAATAAAGGAAGAGTAGTGAATTTTAAAAATTCTATCATTATTATGACTTCCAACCTTGGTTCGCATATTATTCAGGAACGTTTTGACGCTGCACAGCGTGACAAAGATGACAATATCGATTCTGAAACTTTAGAAGCAACCAAAGAAGAAGTTTTCGGATTATTGAAACAATCTCTCCGTCCGGAATTTTTAAACAGAATAGATGAAGTGGTACTTTTCCAACCATTAAGCAAATCAGAAATTGGTAAAATCGTGAATTTCCAATTAAGAGGCTTTAATCAAATGCTAGAAAAGAGAAACATCATCTTAACTGCGACTGAAGACGCTTTAAAATATCTAACCAACAAAGGTTACGATCCTACATTTGGAGCAAGACCATTAAAAAGAGTGCTTCAACAAGAAGTTCTGAACAGATTATCTAAAGAAATTCTCGCAGGAAAGATAAATGATGGAGACAGAATCACATTAGATTATTTCGAAGAAAGCGGACTGGTTTTCAGACCAGTTGAAATATAA